A region of Granulicella sibirica DNA encodes the following proteins:
- a CDS encoding efflux RND transporter periplasmic adaptor subunit, whose translation MDQQQGSKPADGPELGESFEAQTASNLGTSFVEHNTTPPEHRKRRHLWIWITLAILLIAAFIVYRSRKEPAAGAAKAPAAGGRGQNGPAAITVAQSKTGNMNIYVDALGTVTPTNTVTIYSQITGRVMAVHYREGQLVHKGDALVEIDPRPYEAALTQALGTLKHDQGVLAEARIDYARYKDAFARNAIARQQVEDQEQTVLQYEGTVQADEGTVESDRVQLSYCHIVAPITGRVGLRLVDPGNTIFSGSSSTLVVITQVQPITVVFNVSEDDLPSVQAQLHGRSELAVDAFDRSNDNRLDIGKLTSLNNQIDTTTGTVKFRASFPNAQSQLYPNQFVNARLHVRTLQNTTLIPSAAVQHNGTASFVYAVKSGPNSSGTVAVQPITVLTSDDTNTAVQGIGPNLTMATSGFDRLEGGTKVQINGSSSGTKNSANAGAQTGTPGK comes from the coding sequence ATGGATCAGCAACAAGGTAGTAAACCGGCAGACGGCCCGGAACTCGGCGAATCCTTCGAAGCACAAACCGCAAGTAACCTCGGTACTTCCTTCGTCGAGCACAACACCACGCCACCTGAGCACCGCAAGCGACGACATCTCTGGATCTGGATCACGCTCGCCATCCTACTCATTGCGGCATTTATCGTCTACCGCTCCAGAAAAGAGCCCGCCGCGGGCGCAGCCAAGGCCCCGGCAGCCGGCGGCCGAGGACAGAACGGCCCCGCCGCCATCACGGTGGCCCAGTCGAAGACCGGCAACATGAACATCTATGTCGACGCCCTCGGCACCGTCACCCCCACCAACACCGTCACCATCTATAGCCAGATCACTGGCCGCGTCATGGCGGTCCACTACCGCGAAGGCCAGCTCGTCCACAAGGGCGACGCCCTCGTCGAGATCGATCCCCGTCCCTACGAAGCCGCCCTCACCCAGGCCCTCGGCACCCTCAAGCACGATCAGGGAGTCCTCGCCGAAGCCCGCATCGACTACGCCCGCTACAAGGACGCCTTCGCCCGCAACGCCATCGCCCGCCAGCAGGTTGAGGATCAGGAGCAGACCGTGCTCCAGTACGAAGGCACCGTCCAGGCAGACGAGGGCACCGTCGAATCCGATCGCGTCCAGCTCAGCTACTGCCATATCGTCGCGCCGATCACGGGCCGTGTAGGCCTCCGCCTCGTCGATCCCGGCAACACCATCTTCTCCGGATCGAGTTCCACCCTCGTCGTGATCACTCAGGTCCAGCCCATCACCGTCGTCTTCAACGTCTCCGAAGACGACCTTCCCAGCGTCCAGGCTCAGCTTCACGGCCGCAGTGAACTCGCCGTCGACGCCTTCGACCGCTCCAACGACAATCGCCTCGACATCGGCAAGCTCACCTCGCTGAACAACCAGATCGACACCACCACCGGAACCGTCAAGTTCCGCGCCAGCTTCCCCAACGCCCAGTCCCAGCTCTACCCGAACCAGTTCGTCAACGCGCGACTCCACGTCCGCACCCTGCAGAACACGACCCTCATCCCCTCCGCCGCCGTCCAGCATAACGGAACCGCGTCGTTCGTCTACGCCGTCAAGTCAGGCCCCAATAGCTCTGGCACCGTCGCCGTGCAGCCCATCACCGTCCTCACCAGCGACGACACCAATACCGCCGTCCAAGGCATCGGTCCCAATCTCACCATGGCGACCAGCGGCTTTGACCGGCTCGAAGGAGGAACCAAGGTCCAGATCAACGGCAGCAGCTCCGGAACGAAGAACTCCGCGAACGCCGGCGCGCAGACTGGGACACCGGGCAAATGA
- a CDS encoding efflux transporter outer membrane subunit: MKPASRLLAASLVSLSVAGCRVGPKYVKPVTPAPPAFKESSPTAYTGAADGAWKPANPSDAALKGKWWEIFQEPELNTLEDQLDINNQNIKQYFQNFLAARAQVREARSSFFPTLAVAPDYTRTHTPGTLSNLNSTATTATTTRSGSTATSISLPFDVSWEPDLWGKIQNEVREYQYATQVSAADLENERLSEQASLAEFYFELRGQDALQQVYDATIAADRESLKLTQALVDTGIDSPEAVAQAEVTLANAVEAGTGVATNRAIYEHAIATLIGKPASDFSLPVRNLTTPLPPIPVGLPSQLLERRPDIAAAERTMAEANAIIGIEQAAYYPTLSLTGSGGLSSSTIGSLFSAPSFLWSVGSTASETIFDAGLRRATVAQYTANFNADVAAYRQTTLTAFQQVEDYIATLRINSQQIVQQQVAVDAAQRYLNIATDRYKTGLDPYLNVITAQTTLLSDQQTQVTLRTAQMTAAVQLIQALGGGWDTTKLPAANQVNTPAAADQVSTTR, encoded by the coding sequence ATGAAACCCGCCTCAAGACTCCTCGCTGCTTCCCTCGTCTCTCTCTCTGTCGCCGGTTGCCGCGTAGGCCCGAAGTACGTCAAGCCCGTCACCCCCGCGCCGCCCGCATTCAAGGAGTCCTCCCCGACTGCCTACACCGGTGCCGCCGACGGAGCCTGGAAGCCTGCCAACCCATCCGACGCCGCCCTCAAAGGCAAGTGGTGGGAAATCTTCCAAGAGCCCGAGCTCAACACCCTCGAAGACCAGCTCGACATCAACAACCAGAACATCAAGCAGTACTTCCAGAACTTCCTCGCCGCCCGCGCCCAGGTCCGCGAAGCCCGCTCCAGCTTCTTCCCCACCCTCGCCGTCGCCCCCGACTACACCCGCACCCACACCCCCGGAACCCTCTCCAACCTCAACAGCACCGCAACCACCGCGACCACCACCCGCAGCGGCTCGACCGCGACTTCCATCTCCCTCCCCTTCGACGTCTCCTGGGAACCTGACCTCTGGGGCAAAATCCAGAACGAGGTCCGCGAGTACCAGTACGCCACCCAGGTCTCCGCCGCCGATCTCGAAAACGAACGCCTCTCCGAGCAGGCCTCCCTCGCCGAGTTCTACTTCGAGCTCCGCGGTCAGGACGCCCTCCAGCAGGTCTACGACGCCACCATCGCAGCCGACCGCGAATCCCTCAAGCTCACCCAGGCCCTCGTCGACACCGGCATCGACAGCCCCGAAGCCGTCGCCCAGGCCGAAGTCACCCTCGCCAACGCCGTCGAAGCCGGAACCGGTGTCGCCACCAACCGCGCCATCTACGAGCACGCCATCGCCACCCTCATCGGCAAGCCCGCCTCAGACTTCTCCCTCCCCGTCCGCAACCTCACCACGCCGCTCCCGCCCATCCCCGTCGGCCTCCCGTCCCAGCTCCTCGAGCGCCGCCCCGACATCGCCGCCGCCGAGCGCACTATGGCCGAAGCCAACGCCATCATCGGCATCGAGCAGGCCGCCTACTACCCCACCCTGTCCCTCACCGGCTCCGGAGGACTCTCCTCGTCCACCATCGGCAGCCTCTTCTCTGCCCCATCCTTCCTCTGGTCCGTCGGTTCCACCGCATCCGAGACCATCTTCGACGCCGGCCTCCGCCGCGCAACCGTAGCGCAGTACACCGCCAACTTCAACGCCGACGTCGCCGCCTACCGCCAGACCACCCTCACCGCCTTCCAGCAGGTCGAAGACTACATCGCCACCCTCCGTATCAACTCGCAGCAGATCGTCCAGCAGCAAGTCGCCGTAGATGCCGCCCAGCGCTACCTCAACATCGCCACCGATCGCTACAAGACCGGCCTCGACCCCTACCTCAACGTCATCACCGCCCAGACCACCCTGCTCTCCGACCAGCAGACCCAGGTCACCCTCCGCACCGCCCAGATGACCGCCGCCGTCCAGCTCATCCAGGCCCTCGGCGGCGGCTGGGATACCACCAAGCTCCCCGCCGCCAACCAGGTAAACACCCCCGCCGCTGCCGACCAGGTCTCCACCACCCGCTAA
- a CDS encoding efflux RND transporter permease subunit — translation MNPSRLFIDRPVATTLLTIAVALAGIIAFNVLPVSPLPQVDFPTITVAAALPGASPDIMASSIATPLERQFGHIAGVTEMTSSSAIGTTSVTLQFDLSRNIDGAARDVEAGINAARTYLPANLPANPTYRKVNPADSPIMVLGVQSDVYDVPALYDEASTVIEQRISQITGVGQVTVVGASLPAVRVELNPNQLASYGIGLQTVQSAIAAQNANTAKGQISNGDTTIDILANDQISKAEFYKPLIVGYHNGAAVRLQDVADVVDSQQSMRQAGYLNGKPGVNIIIFRQPGANIITTVDGIKAAIPSLQATIPSGQHIITVVDRTTTIRASVNDIEITLVISVFLVIGIVFIFLRNGRATLIPAVAVPVSLIGTCAVMYLCGFSIDNLSLMALAIASGFVVDDAIVVMENITRHLEEGFHPIEAALKGAEEIGFTVFSISISLIAVFIPLLLMGGIIGRLFREFAITLSAAILVSMVVSLTTTPMMCSRLLKPEKEIQHGRLYNWSERVFDRILNFYRVTLTWTLDHPALILLVFLGTLGLNIFLIARVPKGFFPQQDTGVMMGGMQGPQDTSFTAMSASVREAVSVIKSDPGVANVMAFTGGQGAVNSGFTFIALKPLSERKASAAEIINRLRPKLARISGAATFLQAAQDIRIGGRQSSAQYQYTLAADTTQELQKFGPMLVTELKKTPGIQDVNTDQQNRGLQALLDYDRPTAARLGVTPQSLDTALYDAFGQAEVSTIYTELNQYYVIMEVAPKYWAGPDGLKQTWLVPTVGNGAIPLDALVKYAPSTSPLSVNHTGLFPSVTVSFNLAPGFSLGQATQEIEAIQQRLGVPPSVHGEFSGTLQAFQASLSSEPYLILTAILAVYIVLGILYESLIHPLTILSTLPSASIGAMLALLITGSDLDVMSIIGIILLIGIVKKNAIMMIDFALNAERNEGKNTRDSIFEASMLRFRPILMTTMAALFGAVPLAVGTGIGSELRRPLGISIIGGLIVSQVLTLYTTPVIYLFMDNLRLRFSRDKHPEPSLHASPATR, via the coding sequence ATGAACCCCTCCCGCCTCTTCATCGATCGCCCTGTAGCGACAACGCTCCTCACCATCGCCGTTGCCCTCGCCGGCATCATCGCCTTCAACGTCCTTCCCGTCTCCCCGCTGCCGCAGGTGGACTTCCCCACCATCACCGTCGCCGCCGCCCTCCCAGGCGCGAGCCCCGACATCATGGCGAGTTCCATCGCCACCCCGCTCGAGCGTCAGTTCGGCCACATCGCCGGCGTCACCGAGATGACCTCGTCGTCGGCCATCGGCACTACCAGCGTCACCCTCCAATTTGATCTCTCCCGCAACATCGACGGAGCCGCCCGCGACGTAGAGGCCGGCATCAACGCTGCTCGCACTTACCTTCCCGCCAACCTCCCTGCGAACCCCACCTACCGCAAGGTCAATCCTGCCGACTCGCCCATCATGGTCCTCGGCGTCCAGTCCGACGTGTACGACGTCCCTGCCCTCTACGACGAAGCCTCCACCGTCATCGAGCAGCGTATCTCCCAGATCACCGGGGTCGGTCAGGTCACTGTCGTCGGAGCATCGCTCCCAGCCGTCCGCGTCGAGCTCAACCCCAACCAGCTCGCCAGCTACGGGATCGGCCTCCAGACCGTTCAATCCGCCATCGCCGCCCAGAACGCCAACACCGCCAAGGGTCAGATCTCGAACGGCGACACCACCATCGACATCCTCGCCAACGATCAGATCTCCAAAGCCGAGTTTTACAAGCCCCTCATCGTCGGCTATCACAACGGGGCTGCCGTCCGCCTCCAGGATGTCGCCGACGTCGTCGACTCGCAGCAGAGTATGCGACAGGCCGGCTATCTCAACGGCAAGCCCGGCGTGAACATCATCATCTTCCGCCAGCCCGGCGCCAACATCATCACCACCGTCGATGGAATCAAGGCGGCGATTCCCTCCCTTCAGGCGACCATCCCCTCGGGCCAGCACATCATCACCGTCGTCGATCGCACGACGACCATTCGCGCCTCCGTCAACGACATCGAGATCACCCTTGTCATCAGCGTCTTCCTCGTCATCGGCATCGTCTTCATCTTCCTCCGCAACGGCCGAGCCACCCTCATCCCCGCTGTCGCCGTACCTGTCTCCCTTATCGGCACCTGCGCAGTGATGTACCTCTGCGGCTTCTCCATCGACAACCTCTCGCTCATGGCCCTCGCCATCGCCAGCGGCTTCGTCGTCGACGACGCCATCGTCGTCATGGAGAACATCACCCGCCACCTCGAAGAGGGCTTCCACCCCATCGAAGCAGCCCTCAAAGGAGCCGAGGAGATCGGTTTCACCGTCTTCTCCATCTCCATCTCCCTCATCGCCGTCTTTATCCCCTTGCTCTTGATGGGCGGCATCATCGGCCGCCTCTTCCGCGAGTTCGCCATCACGCTCTCGGCAGCCATCCTGGTCTCCATGGTCGTCTCCCTAACCACGACCCCGATGATGTGCTCCCGGCTGCTCAAGCCGGAGAAGGAGATCCAGCACGGCCGCCTCTACAACTGGTCCGAGCGCGTCTTCGACCGCATCCTCAACTTCTACCGCGTCACCCTCACCTGGACGCTCGATCACCCCGCCCTCATCCTCCTCGTCTTCCTCGGAACCCTCGGCCTGAACATCTTCCTCATCGCCCGCGTCCCCAAGGGCTTCTTCCCCCAGCAGGACACCGGCGTCATGATGGGCGGCATGCAGGGTCCGCAGGACACCTCCTTCACCGCCATGAGCGCCTCCGTCCGCGAGGCCGTCAGCGTCATCAAGTCGGATCCCGGCGTCGCCAACGTCATGGCCTTCACCGGCGGCCAGGGAGCCGTGAACAGCGGCTTCACCTTTATCGCCCTCAAGCCTCTCTCCGAACGCAAGGCAAGCGCCGCCGAAATCATCAACCGCCTCCGGCCCAAACTCGCCCGCATCTCCGGAGCCGCCACCTTCCTCCAGGCCGCGCAGGATATCCGCATCGGTGGCCGCCAGTCCTCCGCCCAGTACCAGTACACCCTCGCCGCCGACACCACCCAGGAACTGCAGAAGTTCGGCCCCATGCTCGTCACCGAACTCAAGAAGACCCCCGGCATCCAGGACGTCAACACCGACCAGCAGAACCGCGGCCTTCAGGCCCTGCTCGACTATGACCGCCCCACCGCCGCACGCCTCGGCGTCACGCCACAATCCCTCGACACCGCCCTCTACGACGCCTTCGGCCAGGCCGAAGTCTCCACCATCTACACCGAACTCAACCAGTACTACGTCATCATGGAAGTCGCGCCCAAGTACTGGGCCGGTCCCGACGGCCTCAAGCAGACCTGGCTCGTGCCCACCGTCGGCAACGGAGCCATCCCCCTCGACGCCCTCGTCAAGTACGCCCCGTCGACCTCACCCCTCTCCGTCAATCACACCGGGCTCTTTCCCTCCGTCACCGTCTCCTTCAACCTCGCTCCCGGCTTTTCGCTCGGACAGGCCACCCAGGAGATCGAAGCGATCCAGCAGCGTCTCGGCGTCCCTCCCAGCGTCCACGGCGAGTTCTCCGGCACACTCCAGGCTTTCCAGGCTTCTCTCAGCTCCGAACCCTACCTCATCCTCACAGCGATCCTCGCCGTCTACATCGTCCTCGGCATCCTCTACGAGAGCCTGATCCACCCGCTCACCATCCTCTCCACTCTCCCCTCCGCCTCCATCGGAGCCATGCTCGCCCTCCTCATCACCGGCTCCGATCTCGACGTCATGAGCATCATCGGCATCATCCTGCTTATCGGAATCGTCAAGAAGAACGCCATCATGATGATCGACTTCGCCCTCAACGCCGAGCGCAACGAGGGCAAGAACACCCGCGACTCCATCTTCGAAGCTTCCATGCTCCGCTTCCGCCCCATCCTCATGACCACCATGGCCGCCCTCTTCGGAGCCGTGCCCCTCGCCGTCGGAACCGGCATCGGCTCCGAGCTCCGCCGACCCCTCGGCATCTCCATCATCGGCGGACTCATCGTCTCGCAGGTCCTCACCCTCTACACCACACCCGTGATCTACCTCTTCATGGACAATCTCCGGCTGCGCTTCAGCCGCGACAAGCATCCCGAGCCGTCGCTCCACGCCAGCCCGGCCACCAGGTAA
- a CDS encoding efflux RND transporter permease subunit — translation MNPSRPFILRPVATALLMVAIFLAGGVAYFQLPVSALPEVNYPTMQVLTFYPGASPDVVASAVTAPLERQFGQVAGLSQMTSTSAGGVSVIVMQFQLTLDIDVAEQEVQAAINAGQSYLPANLPAPPIYSKSNPADAPVLTLALTSNEIPLSQVEDLADTRLSPKISQISGVGLVSISGGQKPAVRIQANPTALSNYGINLEDLRNALTSNSLNSAKGNFDGPTQDYTINANDQLLSSDDYKQVVVAYRNGAPVLLPQVARIFDGVENNKLAAWNNATPAVIVNIQRQPGANTIQVVDSIQRLLPQLETTLPQSVHVQIVTDRTTAIRASVKDVEFELMLTIALVVMVIFLFLRSISATIIPSIAVPLSLVGTLGVMYLFGYSLNNLSMMALTISTGFVVDDAIVMIENISRYIEEGEEPMEAALKGAEQIGFTILSLTVSLIAVLIPLLFMGDIAGRLFRQFAVTLAVTILISAFVSLTLTPMMSARLLTYTPPEKQSRFYKVSEHIFESIIDFYGRTLQFVLRFQTLTLLVALATLILTVVLYITIPKGFFPTQDTGIIQGITQASASISFDAMSKRQLELGKVILQDPAVDSISSFIGPDGTNTTLNSGRIQINLKPLEDRGISATEVIDRLGPNLEKVDGIKLYMQPIQDLTVDDRVSRTEYQYTIEDPSQTELDQVSAKVVARLKQLPQLADVVTDQQLGGKAESLVIDRATASRFGITPNAIDNTLYDAFGQRQINTMYTQLNQYHVILETDPRFQLTPERLHDIYIQGTSSGTGTVGATAATTQGSSAGAGNASSTTTSLLTPTTTSGISTNSNSNAVTNNASSSNATTTSSNTSALTSSGSTSSNVISSASTTTGTSSANNTSTSGTSRTASSTSSGGGGTAATSATGATATASVPVPLSAFTHFESKSQALSINHQGQFPAVTISFNLNTGYSLGQALTAINEVLAKSDLPPSVVANYQGTAAAFEGSLSNEAILVLAALVTVYIVLGVLYESFIHPITILSTLPSAGVGALLALRLFNLDLDIVGIIGIILLIGIVKKNGIMMVDFALEGERHHGLNATDAIYQAAILRFRPILMTTMAALLSGIPLAFGSGIGSELRKPLGVAMVGGLIFSQVLTLYTTPVIYIFFDNLSARISGKRPSKTTVAQPEQQPEAV, via the coding sequence ATGAACCCATCACGCCCTTTTATCCTTCGCCCGGTCGCGACCGCTCTCCTCATGGTCGCCATCTTTCTCGCCGGCGGCGTGGCCTACTTCCAGCTTCCCGTCTCCGCACTGCCTGAAGTCAACTATCCGACCATGCAGGTCCTCACCTTCTACCCCGGAGCCAGTCCGGACGTAGTCGCCTCCGCCGTCACCGCCCCGCTCGAGCGCCAGTTCGGCCAGGTCGCCGGCCTCTCCCAGATGACCTCCACCTCTGCCGGTGGTGTCTCCGTCATCGTGATGCAGTTCCAGCTCACGCTCGATATCGACGTGGCTGAACAAGAGGTGCAGGCCGCCATCAACGCCGGCCAGAGCTACCTTCCCGCGAACCTCCCCGCCCCACCCATCTACTCGAAGTCGAACCCCGCCGACGCCCCCGTCCTCACCCTCGCCCTCACCTCGAATGAGATCCCTCTCTCGCAGGTCGAAGACCTCGCAGACACCCGCCTCTCCCCCAAGATCTCCCAGATCTCCGGAGTCGGTCTTGTTTCCATCTCCGGTGGCCAGAAGCCCGCCGTCCGCATCCAGGCCAACCCCACCGCCCTCTCGAACTACGGCATCAACCTCGAAGACCTCCGCAACGCCCTCACCAGCAACTCGCTCAACTCCGCCAAGGGTAACTTCGACGGCCCCACGCAGGACTACACCATCAACGCGAACGACCAGCTCCTCTCAAGCGACGACTACAAGCAGGTCGTAGTCGCCTACCGCAACGGAGCCCCCGTCCTTCTTCCGCAGGTCGCCCGCATCTTCGACGGTGTCGAGAACAATAAGCTCGCCGCCTGGAATAACGCGACTCCCGCCGTCATCGTCAACATCCAGCGCCAGCCCGGTGCCAACACCATCCAGGTCGTCGATTCTATCCAGCGCCTCCTGCCCCAGCTCGAGACAACCCTCCCCCAGTCGGTCCACGTCCAGATCGTCACCGACCGCACCACCGCCATCCGCGCCTCCGTCAAGGACGTCGAGTTCGAGCTCATGCTCACCATCGCCCTCGTCGTGATGGTCATCTTCCTCTTTCTGCGCTCCATCTCCGCCACCATCATTCCGTCGATCGCCGTGCCTCTCTCGCTCGTCGGCACGCTCGGCGTGATGTACCTCTTCGGCTACTCGCTCAACAACCTCAGCATGATGGCTCTCACCATCTCCACCGGCTTCGTGGTGGACGATGCCATCGTCATGATCGAGAACATCTCCCGCTACATCGAAGAGGGCGAAGAACCCATGGAGGCCGCCCTCAAGGGCGCCGAGCAGATCGGCTTCACCATCCTCTCGCTCACCGTCTCCCTCATCGCCGTCCTGATACCGCTCCTCTTTATGGGAGACATCGCCGGACGCCTCTTCCGCCAGTTCGCCGTCACCCTCGCCGTCACAATCCTCATCTCGGCCTTCGTCTCCCTCACCCTTACCCCGATGATGTCGGCCCGCCTGCTCACCTACACCCCGCCCGAGAAGCAGAGCCGCTTCTACAAGGTTTCCGAGCACATCTTCGAATCCATCATCGACTTCTATGGGCGCACCCTGCAGTTCGTGCTGCGCTTCCAGACCCTCACCCTCCTCGTCGCCCTTGCGACCCTCATCCTCACCGTCGTTCTCTACATCACCATCCCCAAGGGCTTCTTCCCCACCCAGGACACCGGCATCATTCAGGGCATCACCCAGGCCTCAGCCTCCATCTCCTTCGACGCCATGTCCAAGCGCCAGTTGGAGCTCGGCAAAGTCATCCTGCAGGATCCCGCCGTCGACTCCATCTCCTCCTTCATCGGTCCCGACGGAACGAACACCACCCTCAACAGCGGCCGCATCCAGATCAATCTCAAGCCTCTCGAAGACCGTGGCATCTCCGCCACCGAGGTGATCGACCGTCTCGGTCCCAATCTCGAAAAAGTCGACGGCATCAAGCTCTACATGCAGCCGATCCAGGACCTCACCGTCGACGATCGCGTCAGCCGCACCGAGTACCAGTACACGATTGAAGATCCAAGCCAGACCGAGCTCGACCAGGTATCCGCCAAGGTCGTCGCCCGTCTCAAGCAGCTCCCCCAGCTTGCTGACGTCGTCACCGACCAGCAGCTTGGAGGCAAAGCCGAATCCCTCGTCATCGACCGCGCCACCGCGTCCCGCTTCGGCATCACCCCGAACGCCATCGACAACACCCTCTACGATGCCTTCGGTCAGCGCCAGATCAACACGATGTACACGCAGTTGAACCAGTACCACGTCATCCTCGAAACCGATCCCCGCTTCCAGCTCACGCCCGAGCGTCTCCACGACATCTACATCCAGGGCACAAGCTCCGGAACCGGAACCGTCGGAGCCACCGCCGCCACCACCCAGGGATCCTCCGCAGGAGCCGGAAACGCAAGCTCCACAACCACCTCGCTCCTCACCCCCACCACCACCTCCGGCATCTCCACCAACTCGAACTCGAACGCCGTCACCAACAACGCGTCCTCCTCGAACGCCACCACCACCTCAAGCAACACCTCCGCCCTTACCTCCAGCGGAAGCACAAGCTCGAACGTAATCTCGAGCGCCAGCACCACCACCGGCACCTCATCGGCAAACAACACCTCCACCAGCGGAACCAGTCGCACCGCATCCTCCACCTCATCTGGCGGCGGAGGCACGGCAGCCACAAGCGCGACCGGAGCCACGGCAACCGCCTCCGTCCCCGTCCCGCTCAGCGCTTTCACCCACTTCGAATCGAAGAGCCAGGCGCTCTCGATCAATCACCAGGGCCAGTTCCCTGCGGTCACCATCTCGTTTAACCTCAACACCGGCTACTCCCTCGGCCAGGCCCTCACGGCCATCAACGAGGTCCTCGCCAAGTCGGATCTCCCGCCGAGCGTCGTCGCCAACTACCAGGGCACCGCCGCGGCCTTCGAAGGCTCCCTCTCGAACGAGGCCATCCTCGTCCTCGCAGCCCTCGTCACCGTCTACATCGTCCTCGGTGTCCTCTACGAGAGCTTCATCCATCCGATCACCATCCTCTCAACACTTCCGTCGGCCGGTGTCGGAGCCCTCCTCGCTCTTCGTCTCTTCAACCTCGATCTCGACATCGTCGGCATCATCGGAATCATCCTGCTCATAGGCATCGTTAAGAAAAACGGCATCATGATGGTCGACTTCGCCCTCGAAGGCGAGCGACACCACGGCCTCAACGCGACGGACGCCATCTATCAGGCGGCCATCCTCCGCTTCAGGCCCATCCTCATGACCACCATGGCTGCCCTGCTCTCAGGCATCCCACTCGCCTTCGGGTCCGGCATCGGCTCCGAGCTGCGCAAACCCCTCGGCGTCGCGATGGTTGGCGGCCTCATCTTCTCGCAGGTCCTCACCCTCTACACCACGCCCGTCATCTACATCTTCTTCGACAACCTCAGCGCCCGTATCTCCGGCAAGCGCCCATCGAAGACAACAGTAGCCCAGCCCGAACAGCAGCCGGAGGCGGTATGA